The DNA region CCACTTATCTAAATAGAAAGTTTTCTTCCAAGGAAAAAGTGCACATCATTgttacaaattacaaattaacAAATGTTCTTATTATTGTGGCCTTTTAACATGTCTTTCAGGGTCTTTCACCAAAGAATTCATGTCATGTtatgaaaaaggaaacgctTCTTTGAATTTTCAAAAGCTCAAAGTATCATAAAAGCAGCTCTTACATTAATGTAGCTGACATTAAGTTCCTTGGCTGTATAGCCACGCTGGAGGTTGCGACGGGCGTAGACGTCATAGTCCCTGACAATCCTGGTGATTATGTCAGATGTTGAGATTCCCTCCGTTCTTTGTGTTGGGACAAACATCCCTGATTTACACaacaaatacattaaaaaatttATTATAGATTTATTATAAATTTATTATAGAAaatatttgtatgtatatattttttttaatcttttctagAGCATTACAGACTGACCTGCCTCCTTGATGTGTTTATAAACATCCTCACTTCCTGCTGAGGAGTATGGGATATCATCATGAGCCACAAAATCGATCtgagaaacaatcaattaaataaaaattctaattGAATTTACAAATGAACTTGAATTATCTTTAGAGTGCAAGTGTTTAGTGAAAGAAGCTTAGttacatgaaaaatatgaaaatctaCACAGTTTAATACTATAAAGAACTACACAAATGCACCTTGTGTTTCTCAAGGAACTCGGGAGTGAGAGTCCAGGGTGCATCTCTCAAAACCTCGTCGACATAGCGGCAGTGCCTCAGTGCTTCGTAGCGTTCATGCTCCGTCATCACTGTGAAACCCTTGTACTTATGGGTCAGCTCATCACTGCACACTGTTTCATACGTAGGCCAGGAGAACCCCACAAAACATATCTGAGTCACATCAGTTTGACAACATGGGCGTGGCATTTCATTGCGAGCgagcctgtgtgtttgtgtgcgtgtggttCCATCTTACCTCCTACTATGAGGTAAGTGTTGGGGAAGAGGTTCTTGGCCTGCATGAGAGCACGAGCGTGTCCAGAGTGGAACAAGTCAAAAATGCCGTCTGCATAGACTCTGACTGGCCGATCCACTATAAACACAGAtcagaaaatatgtttcataccaatttgtttttcattgcaaaCACTATCTGTAAATTGACTCTTAAACTCTCAAATTCACACGAGGCGCTGTGGTATTAAACTCATAATAGATGTAGATAGATCTAGCAGAAGGAGTCATTGTAGTAGTGGTGACATTGATAGCTACAGTAGTAGCATCAGATATATTTGTTGCTAATTTACATGACCAAGACCACCGACATTCAGATGGGAGGagaataaaaatgctaaaatgctgATCTAAGAGTCCTTCAGTTGTAACTGTAACAGCATTTAAGCTTCACAGGCCATAGAGTGGCTTTCTGACTCTTTTGCCCTGGATGTTTTCTCTCCGGCAAAAATTACGTGCCCTGCCTCCTTTGTAGGACGTGCTGAGGCTTCATGCAGCTCAGATGACTGCAGACACACCTCAAGATGACATTTGTATAATCTAGCAAATAACACAATACTTTCTATTTCTATGAAATTCTAAAACGTTGTAGGGAAAGGGAGGCTGCgtataaaaaaattattgaagaTAAATATGATAGCTTGGAGAGGAAATGAATTAACCCAGGAGGAAGAGGTCAACCTGGGGTGCCTCTGCGGGCCTGAGTGATGGTGAGTTTCTCATGAGGGGCGTGACAGTCACAGCTGGTCTCCCTGGCAAAGATGGCAGGCTCTGTCAGAGTCtggaaaaaaagcaacagaggaagagacatAGATCAACTACAGGCCAAGATTCTTGTtttggaagatgaatgaatgatggagTGCAAAGTTTTTTTTAGAGGATTTACAACATCTGGAGCACCTGCATTAAGAAAATATGTCatccccaaaacaaaaacacatgggCCCATCCCTGAAGCGGTACACAATATGTCTCCTTTTCTGAACACATCTCAATTACAGTAACCTCCATTATGTTATTGAGCGCAGCTCAAGCCTGCTCCATATTGGGTCAATGGATTGAGAAACAGACAGTGCTGCACTCAGTGTTATTGATCCTTGTTAGAGTGGGAGCAGATTCTTGTCTATATGTCAACTGCGTTTATATTAGCATGCAACAGCAGGAAGGGTTATTGTTCAGTTGTCAAAGGCCTCTCAGGaacaaaagtagaaaaagagaTGGCAGGAGTCAATATGTAGGTGACCTCATGTAGTGGATtagacagagaaaaaatatatcagaaaGCCAAATGTATATGAAGCAGATAAAAGACAACaggacacagagggacagacaaAGCAAGAAAGGACAACCCTTGTTAAAACAACATCAAGGTTAAAGTGCTGCAGTGCGAACTAGACTGaaaatttgtctttgtgtgccaTCTGTTGACTGCAGGGAATACTTGGTGAATCTAATTCACGCCAGCAAAGTAGATTCCCAGTcaatacagagaagaagaagagtatGAATAAACAGTCTCTGCAGAAATGATGGGCAACTGAtgtcaaaacatcctccaggaGCAACAACATAACCACAGTCACGCATGGCAACACGTTCCTTGGGCAGTGACGGGGACACACCGAGGAAATGGAGGCACCAAAGCAGGAAAGTGGCAAATATCAAATTAATGGATTTGAATAGCAGGTCAGGAGACTTGACAGGTGAATTTTAAA from Echeneis naucrates chromosome 20, fEcheNa1.1, whole genome shotgun sequence includes:
- the pcyt1ba gene encoding choline-phosphate cytidylyltransferase B isoform X1; this encodes MVKQRRIRAHSCYAAASPLCCRRGPPRTLTEPAIFARETSCDCHAPHEKLTITQARRGTPVDRPVRVYADGIFDLFHSGHARALMQAKNLFPNTYLIVGVCSDELTHKYKGFTVMTEHERYEALRHCRYVDEVLRDAPWTLTPEFLEKHKIDFVAHDDIPYSSAGSEDVYKHIKEAGMFVPTQRTEGISTSDIITRIVRDYDVYARRNLQRGYTAKELNVSYINEKKYRLQNQVDRMKEKVRTVEEKSKHFVYRVEEKSHDLIQKWEEKSREFIGNFLELFGPDGTWKQVFQERSGRMLSYALSPRESPCNSPPRELSPLRSPSPPSPPARWHNARPSPPTSPKGASASISSMSEGDEDEK
- the pcyt1ba gene encoding choline-phosphate cytidylyltransferase B isoform X2 → MEELEHTCPHPRTTLTEPAIFARETSCDCHAPHEKLTITQARRGTPVDRPVRVYADGIFDLFHSGHARALMQAKNLFPNTYLIVGVCSDELTHKYKGFTVMTEHERYEALRHCRYVDEVLRDAPWTLTPEFLEKHKIDFVAHDDIPYSSAGSEDVYKHIKEAGMFVPTQRTEGISTSDIITRIVRDYDVYARRNLQRGYTAKELNVSYINEKKYRLQNQVDRMKEKVRTVEEKSKHFVYRVEEKSHDLIQKWEEKSREFIGNFLELFGPDGTWKQVFQERSGRMLSYALSPRESPCNSPPRELSPLRSPSPPSPPARWHNARPSPPTSPKGASASISSMSEGDEDEK